One Pleurocapsa sp. PCC 7327 DNA segment encodes these proteins:
- a CDS encoding SirB1 family protein, which translates to MDFSVGRQNFSQEIARSDSEIDLAKATLYIAQEEYPVLDIEKYLNALDTMAEELQERLPQTSYPLKIIQSINQYLFDDLGFQANRSDYYDPRNSFLNDVIDRRTGIPISLSVIYLEVAKRIDFPMVGIGMPGHFLIRPDFENVGIFVDVFERGEILFVQDCEERLRQIYQQPVQLESHFLDPVDNKQILARMLTNLKFIYINKQELLKAIAAMERILLLFPYNRRELRDKGLLYYQLGEWVQAFQELDLYLTNFPDAEDTDIIRNLLDKIKMFM; encoded by the coding sequence ATGGATTTTTCAGTAGGAAGGCAAAATTTTTCCCAAGAAATAGCGCGATCCGATTCTGAGATCGATTTAGCTAAAGCTACACTTTATATAGCACAAGAAGAATATCCAGTTCTGGATATTGAGAAATATCTTAATGCTCTCGATACGATGGCAGAAGAACTTCAAGAACGTCTGCCTCAAACATCATATCCTCTTAAAATAATACAAAGTATTAATCAGTATCTTTTTGACGATCTTGGCTTTCAGGCTAATAGGAGCGACTATTACGATCCTCGCAATAGTTTTCTCAATGATGTTATCGATCGCCGCACGGGAATTCCTATTAGTTTATCTGTCATTTATTTAGAAGTTGCTAAACGTATAGATTTTCCCATGGTAGGGATTGGAATGCCGGGGCATTTTTTGATTCGCCCGGACTTTGAAAATGTCGGAATTTTTGTCGATGTTTTCGAGCGAGGAGAGATTCTGTTCGTGCAAGATTGTGAAGAAAGACTCAGACAAATTTATCAACAACCCGTGCAGTTAGAGTCACACTTCCTCGACCCAGTAGATAATAAACAAATTTTAGCAAGAATGCTTACCAATCTGAAATTTATTTACATTAATAAACAGGAATTATTAAAAGCGATCGCAGCAATGGAAAGAATTCTATTGCTCTTTCCTTATAATCGAAGAGAGTTACGAGATAAAGGTCTTCTCTACTATCAGCTAGGTGAATGGGTGCAAGCTTTTCAGGAATTAGACTTGTATCTTACCAATTTTCCCGATGCAGAAGATACAGACATAATTCGCAATTTACTTGATAAGATAAAAATGTTTATGTAG
- the mrdA gene encoding penicillin-binding protein 2 → MRSIQRQKFKRVFFPLTIAEPLRFPAKLKQKGRTVGRQFQPLLIMLFISLVLLGGIGSRLVYLQLIEGQIYREKADNNRIRIIPKPPVRGNLFDRKGKVLATTRLTHAAYLWPMVQLRADWPEQLARLSKLLTIPQAELQQKIEQAGANTPTLIRIARSLTPAQITALEEYKSGFEGIEVDIETVRSYPNKQLGAHILGYTGELNAEELAKRRAEGYRMGDIVGKMGVEAAYEKQLRGEWGGLQLEVDGSGKAIRVLGQKIAKAGEDVTLTLDLNVQKAAEAALGSRKGAIVALDPRNGAVLALASNPTFDPNIFSGQITTATWKKLNSQGNPFINRALQGFPPASTFKVITQTAGMESGKYPPNTILPTFAYLHVAGTAFGEWNKAGFGSLGYVRAMAWSSNTFHGQIGKGVGGPTLIEWARHYGFGSRTGIELKEETPGLIADDAWKRKRFDMKWSDGDTVNMSIGQGFTLATPLQVAVMFSVPANGGYLVKPHLLKDDSDPNKYRKSMNLKPGTIKTLREGLRAVIASGTGKALNVAHLPPAAGKSGTAEAPPGKNHAWFGAFAPYDRPEIVVVAFAEHSGGGGGKVAAPMVKQVMEAYFNKRPKKNQ, encoded by the coding sequence ATGCGATCGATCCAAAGACAGAAATTCAAAAGAGTTTTTTTTCCATTGACGATCGCCGAACCCTTAAGGTTCCCAGCGAAACTCAAACAGAAGGGAAGAACTGTCGGGCGGCAGTTTCAACCACTTCTGATTATGTTATTTATCAGTCTGGTTTTGCTCGGAGGCATTGGCTCGCGTCTGGTTTATCTCCAGCTAATCGAGGGTCAAATTTATCGCGAAAAGGCAGACAACAATCGCATTCGCATCATTCCGAAACCGCCAGTTCGGGGAAATTTGTTCGATCGCAAGGGTAAAGTTCTCGCCACGACGCGCCTAACCCACGCCGCCTATCTTTGGCCCATGGTACAACTGCGAGCGGACTGGCCCGAACAACTCGCTCGCCTCTCAAAACTACTAACCATACCACAAGCAGAACTCCAGCAGAAAATTGAGCAGGCTGGCGCTAACACCCCTACCCTAATTCGGATCGCTCGCAGCCTTACTCCGGCTCAGATTACTGCCCTCGAAGAATACAAAAGTGGATTTGAGGGCATAGAAGTCGATATCGAAACGGTGCGCAGCTATCCCAACAAGCAGTTGGGCGCTCATATTCTCGGCTACACTGGAGAACTGAATGCCGAAGAACTCGCCAAACGCCGCGCCGAAGGCTATCGCATGGGCGATATCGTCGGCAAGATGGGCGTAGAAGCCGCCTACGAAAAACAGCTCCGAGGCGAATGGGGAGGGCTACAGCTTGAAGTAGATGGTTCTGGCAAAGCGATCCGAGTTTTGGGACAGAAAATCGCTAAAGCTGGCGAAGACGTAACCCTGACGTTGGATTTAAACGTGCAAAAAGCGGCTGAAGCGGCACTTGGTAGCCGCAAAGGGGCGATAGTCGCGCTCGACCCCAGAAATGGAGCTGTATTAGCTCTAGCCAGCAATCCCACCTTCGATCCCAATATCTTTTCCGGTCAAATTACGACCGCAACTTGGAAGAAACTCAACAGTCAAGGCAATCCCTTTATCAACCGAGCGCTGCAAGGGTTTCCTCCCGCGTCTACTTTTAAGGTGATAACGCAAACGGCAGGGATGGAATCCGGCAAATATCCGCCCAATACTATCCTGCCAACCTTCGCCTATCTCCACGTGGCAGGAACGGCATTTGGGGAATGGAATAAAGCGGGATTCGGTTCGCTGGGATATGTCAGGGCAATGGCTTGGAGTAGCAATACCTTTCACGGTCAAATCGGCAAAGGCGTAGGAGGACCGACTCTGATCGAATGGGCGCGCCATTATGGGTTTGGATCGAGGACGGGAATCGAACTCAAAGAAGAAACTCCTGGTTTAATTGCCGACGATGCTTGGAAGCGAAAACGATTTGACATGAAGTGGTCGGATGGCGACACGGTAAATATGTCCATCGGACAGGGATTCACCCTGGCAACGCCGTTGCAGGTGGCAGTTATGTTTTCGGTTCCCGCTAACGGCGGCTATCTAGTCAAACCGCATCTGCTCAAAGACGACAGCGACCCGAACAAGTACCGTAAGTCTATGAATCTCAAACCAGGAACGATTAAAACTCTCCGGGAAGGATTGCGAGCAGTTATCGCCAGCGGCACCGGAAAAGCTCTGAATGTCGCGCATTTACCGCCTGCTGCTGGCAAAAGCGGCACTGCCGAAGCACCTCCCGGTAAAAACCATGCCTGGTTTGGGGCGTTTGCCCCTTACGATCGACCGGAAATCGTCGTAGTTGCCTTTGCCGAACATTCTGGCGGCGGTGGCGGTAAGGTAGCTGCACCAATGGTCAAACAAGTTATGGAGGCTTATTTCAACAAGCGGCCGAAGAAGAATCAATGA
- a CDS encoding AbrB/MazE/SpoVT family DNA-binding domain-containing protein produces the protein MKTTKMSGKGQVIIPKALRDAHRWEEGQELIAIDMGDGILLKPKKPFPETTLNDVAGCLRYQGMPKSLEN, from the coding sequence ATGAAAACAACAAAAATGTCGGGTAAAGGTCAAGTTATTATTCCCAAGGCTTTACGAGACGCTCATCGTTGGGAAGAGGGACAAGAATTAATTGCGATCGATATGGGTGATGGAATTTTACTAAAGCCCAAAAAACCTTTTCCAGAAACAACTTTAAATGATGTAGCAGGTTGCTTGAGGTATCAAGGAATGCCCAAGAGCCTTGAAAATTAG
- a CDS encoding GUN4 domain-containing protein: MEQCPVCQTEYVRGQVNFCCTCGWDLRNYTLPLTEIPEVLLKQERVRTTWAREWWTRSQSQLWKVQSKLEKTNQEVEYLRVEVAKLQQERLQLMNRLSEFYAHSFEREKVKVEPILKGKLTKIETVDLTRLKDLLAQKKWQEADRETVVLLLRVCDRYQEGWLRITDLENFPAWDLHNIDRLWTRYSNGHFGFSVQQSLWQEVGGTLDASYEIWCQFCDRVGWYNQGTWVAYERLNFSLNGPPGHLPAAYWEIGLGAERLYYWWWLTPVILFSRFDNCQSL, encoded by the coding sequence ATGGAGCAATGTCCGGTCTGTCAAACAGAATATGTTAGAGGGCAGGTAAATTTTTGTTGCACCTGCGGATGGGATTTAAGAAACTATACATTGCCTCTCACAGAAATACCAGAAGTTTTATTGAAGCAGGAACGAGTTAGAACTACTTGGGCACGCGAATGGTGGACGCGATCGCAATCGCAACTATGGAAAGTTCAATCAAAGCTGGAAAAAACCAATCAAGAAGTAGAATACCTGCGAGTTGAAGTGGCAAAATTACAGCAAGAACGCCTACAATTAATGAACCGATTATCTGAATTTTATGCCCATTCTTTTGAGAGAGAAAAAGTCAAAGTCGAGCCAATTTTGAAAGGCAAACTGACAAAAATTGAGACAGTAGATCTGACTCGATTAAAAGACTTATTAGCACAAAAAAAATGGCAAGAAGCAGACAGAGAAACAGTAGTTCTCTTATTACGAGTCTGCGATCGCTATCAAGAAGGCTGGCTGAGAATAACCGATCTAGAAAATTTTCCGGCTTGGGACTTGCATAATATCGATCGCCTTTGGACGAGATACAGCAATGGACATTTCGGCTTTAGCGTCCAGCAGTCGCTGTGGCAAGAAGTTGGCGGGACTTTGGATGCTAGCTACGAAATTTGGTGTCAATTTTGCGATCGCGTGGGATGGTATAACCAAGGAACCTGGGTAGCTTACGAACGCCTCAATTTTAGTCTCAATGGGCCTCCGGGTCATCTTCCGGCTGCCTATTGGGAAATAGGACTAGGTGCCGAAAGACTTTACTACTGGTGGTGGCTAACCCCAGTTATCCTTTTCAGTCGCTTCGATAACTGTCAATCCCTGTGA
- a CDS encoding NAD(P)/FAD-dependent oxidoreductase, whose product MKLSDRVLSQLPGDVLERLRAADKLWQELRLGSSSVPCVIDESRELLGNTDWDVVISGGTLGILIGAALQKRGWRVALIERGILRGRDQEWNISRQELEVFLELDLLSEAELDRAIATEYNPARVSFFQGSEVWVRDVLNIGIDPVYLLETLKLKFLEAGGILLEKKPFDSATIHPDGVLIKAGEHALKTRLLIDAMGHFSPIVKQARRGEKPAGVCLVVGSCAKGYPHNETGDLIVSFTPILNQCQYFWEAFPAKDGRTTYLFTYVDTHRDRFSLEFFMQEYLRLLPEYQNVELNQLQFERFLFGFFPSYPKSPLHLPWNRILAVGDSAGGQSPVSFGGFGSMVRHLKRLTFGIDEALKINLLDRNALSLLQPYQPNISVTWLFQKAMSVGIDKKVSPNQINDLMSGVFQVMDKLGDDVLKPFLQDVIQFSALSKTLPLVNPKLVLPILPQVGIFSLLDWSIHYINLALYSGLYPLGKSLQPAIKNLPPVPQYYYHRWLDAWQYGSGGDYHK is encoded by the coding sequence ATGAAACTAAGCGATCGCGTTCTCTCGCAACTCCCCGGCGACGTACTCGAACGACTGCGAGCAGCCGATAAGCTCTGGCAGGAACTTCGCTTGGGCTCTTCATCCGTTCCTTGTGTCATTGACGAGAGCCGAGAATTGCTCGGCAATACGGATTGGGATGTCGTCATTAGTGGCGGTACGTTGGGAATTCTCATTGGCGCAGCTTTGCAAAAACGAGGTTGGCGGGTTGCTCTGATCGAGCGAGGAATTCTCCGAGGCAGAGATCAGGAATGGAATATTTCTCGTCAAGAATTAGAAGTATTTTTAGAATTAGATCTTCTTTCGGAAGCCGAATTAGATCGCGCGATCGCGACTGAATACAATCCCGCTCGCGTGAGCTTTTTTCAAGGTTCTGAAGTTTGGGTTAGAGATGTTCTCAATATTGGTATCGACCCTGTATATCTATTAGAAACCCTGAAATTAAAATTTTTAGAAGCTGGCGGAATTTTATTAGAAAAAAAACCTTTCGATTCAGCGACGATTCATCCCGATGGCGTTCTAATCAAAGCAGGAGAACATGCTTTAAAAACTCGCTTGCTAATCGATGCCATGGGTCATTTCTCTCCAATTGTTAAACAAGCGAGACGAGGAGAAAAACCAGCCGGAGTCTGTTTAGTTGTTGGCAGTTGTGCCAAAGGTTATCCTCACAATGAAACGGGCGATTTAATTGTTTCTTTTACGCCAATTCTTAACCAATGTCAGTATTTTTGGGAAGCTTTTCCAGCAAAAGATGGTAGAACGACTTATCTATTTACCTATGTCGATACCCATCGCGATCGCTTCAGTTTAGAATTTTTCATGCAAGAGTATCTGCGTCTTTTACCAGAGTATCAAAATGTAGAATTAAACCAACTACAATTCGAGCGTTTTTTATTTGGGTTTTTCCCCTCTTATCCTAAAAGTCCCCTTCACCTGCCTTGGAATCGAATTCTAGCGGTGGGAGATAGTGCCGGTGGTCAATCTCCCGTTAGTTTTGGCGGATTTGGATCGATGGTCAGGCATCTAAAACGCTTGACGTTTGGGATCGATGAAGCTCTAAAAATTAATCTTTTAGATCGCAATGCTTTATCCTTATTACAACCTTACCAACCTAATATTTCTGTAACTTGGCTTTTTCAGAAAGCCATGAGCGTCGGGATAGATAAAAAAGTATCTCCCAATCAAATTAACGACCTCATGAGCGGCGTTTTTCAAGTCATGGATAAATTAGGCGATGATGTTCTCAAACCGTTTCTTCAAGATGTCATTCAATTTTCAGCACTCTCTAAAACTTTACCTTTAGTCAATCCTAAATTAGTTTTACCTATTCTGCCTCAGGTTGGCATTTTTTCTTTATTAGATTGGAGCATTCATTACATTAACTTGGCACTTTATAGCGGTTTATATCCTTTAGGAAAATCGCTCCAACCCGCGATAAAGAATTTACCTCCAGTGCCGCAATATTACTACCATCGTTGGTTAGATGCTTGGCAATATGGTTCTGGTGGAGATTATCACAAGTAA
- the polA gene encoding DNA polymerase I, with protein sequence MPTSLASTPTNSETSPLFILIDGHSLAFRAYYAFATSRQGLLRTSTGIPTSVCFGFLNSLVQVIESQQPQYIAIAFDRGEVTFRHEADANYKANRQEAPDDFLPDLKNLQELLLAFNLQIVTSAGYEADDVIGTLAKQASEAGYRVKIVSGDRDLFQLVDLDKSISVLYIDRNTVRSSSANYTEFDPAAVEEKLGIKPYQVVDYKALCGDKSDNIPGVRGIGEKTAVKLLEEYGSLEGIYQNLDKIQGAVKKKLEEGKQDAEHSRHLAQIVLNAPVEVKLEDCKLQGFNVKAVKPLLEKLELKTIITRLDKLQQQFGGKSTEIISSSEENSTSQQLSLFERSNSSVKTSKQAGSPSSISPQIIDTQEKLTGLIALLKTHIDSNKPVAWDTETTSINPREAKLVGIGCCWGEKPTDIAYIPVCHGDGICLETKEVLEALRPILESSRYPKVFQNTKFDRNVFWKHGIKLAGVVFDTMLASYVIHPELNHKLSDICDRYLSDICSQNYDDLGIPKGKNIGDLDIQTVANYCGMDAYVTFLLMPKLKAELEKNPELYKLLLDIELPLEPVLAAMETRGIRIDVNYLKEFSVKLERDLQAIEQQIYEEAGEKFNLGSPKKLSEVLFDKLGLNSKKSRKMKTGYSTDRAILEKLQGDHPIIDKILEHRTLVKLKSTYVDALPQLVSPDTKRIHTDFNQTITATGRLSSSNPNLQNIPIRTEFSRQIRKAFIPEEGWLLVSADYSQIELRILAHLCQEPLLVEAYRQGEDVHSVTAKVMFNTNEITPEQRNLGKTINFGVIYGMGAHRFAQSSGLSVEIGKDFIEKYRQKYARVFTYLERVKKEAIAKGYVTTIFGRRRYFDFANENLQKLRGSNPEEIDLDALKLSNTDAQLLRAAANAPIQGSSADIIKIAMVKLHKILQDYQARLLLQVHDELVFEVPPTEWEELQPKIKFTMENAVELTVPLVVEVRAGKNWMEAK encoded by the coding sequence ATGCCTACTTCTCTTGCCTCCACACCCACTAACTCAGAAACATCGCCTCTGTTTATACTTATTGACGGCCACTCTCTCGCTTTTCGTGCGTATTATGCTTTTGCAACATCTAGGCAAGGATTGCTGCGCACCTCTACAGGAATTCCAACTAGTGTTTGTTTTGGATTTCTTAACTCGCTCGTACAGGTTATTGAATCTCAACAACCACAATATATCGCAATTGCTTTCGATCGCGGCGAGGTAACTTTTCGTCACGAAGCTGATGCGAACTATAAAGCCAATCGTCAAGAAGCGCCAGACGATTTTCTTCCCGATCTAAAAAATCTGCAAGAGTTATTATTGGCATTTAATTTACAGATAGTAACCTCGGCTGGATATGAAGCTGATGATGTCATAGGAACGCTGGCAAAACAAGCAAGCGAGGCAGGATATCGAGTTAAAATTGTCAGCGGCGATCGCGATTTATTTCAACTGGTCGATCTAGACAAAAGCATTAGTGTCCTCTACATTGATAGAAATACTGTCAGAAGTTCTTCTGCGAATTACACCGAATTCGATCCGGCAGCAGTTGAAGAAAAATTAGGCATTAAACCTTATCAAGTTGTCGATTATAAAGCATTGTGCGGCGATAAATCGGATAACATTCCCGGCGTGAGGGGAATCGGAGAAAAAACTGCTGTCAAATTGCTGGAGGAATATGGAAGTTTAGAAGGGATTTATCAAAACTTAGATAAAATCCAGGGAGCAGTCAAGAAAAAGCTTGAAGAAGGAAAACAAGATGCAGAACATTCTCGTCATTTGGCACAGATAGTTTTAAATGCTCCTGTAGAAGTTAAGCTAGAAGATTGTAAGCTACAGGGATTTAATGTAAAAGCTGTTAAACCTTTATTAGAAAAATTAGAACTGAAGACAATTATTACAAGACTCGATAAATTACAACAGCAATTTGGGGGGAAATCAACCGAGATAATTTCATCTTCAGAAGAGAATTCAACCTCACAACAGCTATCTTTATTCGAGCGATCCAACTCCAGTGTAAAAACTTCAAAACAAGCCGGATCGCCCTCATCTATTTCTCCTCAAATTATAGATACTCAAGAGAAGCTGACAGGATTAATTGCACTGCTTAAAACTCATATAGATTCAAATAAACCCGTTGCTTGGGATACTGAAACCACTTCTATAAATCCGCGAGAAGCAAAATTAGTGGGAATTGGGTGTTGTTGGGGAGAGAAACCGACAGATATTGCTTATATTCCCGTCTGTCATGGGGATGGGATCTGTTTGGAAACAAAAGAAGTTTTAGAAGCTTTACGTCCCATTTTAGAAAGTTCTCGATATCCGAAAGTTTTTCAAAATACTAAATTCGATCGCAATGTCTTCTGGAAACATGGAATAAAACTCGCTGGCGTGGTTTTTGATACAATGCTAGCTAGTTATGTTATCCATCCAGAACTAAACCATAAACTCAGCGATATCTGCGATCGCTATTTGTCAGATATTTGTTCTCAAAACTATGACGATTTGGGCATTCCTAAAGGAAAAAACATTGGCGATTTAGATATTCAGACGGTGGCCAATTATTGTGGCATGGATGCTTATGTAACTTTTCTATTAATGCCAAAATTGAAAGCCGAATTAGAAAAAAATCCAGAACTTTATAAACTGTTATTAGACATAGAATTGCCTTTAGAACCCGTTCTAGCAGCAATGGAAACGCGGGGAATTCGGATCGATGTTAATTATTTGAAAGAATTTTCCGTAAAATTAGAACGAGATTTACAAGCGATCGAACAACAAATTTATGAAGAAGCTGGAGAGAAGTTTAATTTAGGTTCTCCTAAAAAATTGAGCGAAGTTTTGTTTGATAAATTAGGGTTAAATTCTAAAAAATCGCGCAAAATGAAAACGGGTTATTCTACCGATCGCGCGATTTTAGAAAAGCTACAAGGCGATCATCCCATCATCGATAAAATTCTCGAACATCGAACGCTTGTTAAACTGAAATCTACCTATGTCGATGCATTACCTCAATTAGTTAGTCCTGATACGAAGCGAATTCATACCGATTTTAACCAAACTATCACTGCAACAGGAAGGCTATCTTCTTCTAATCCAAACTTACAAAATATTCCCATTCGGACAGAATTTTCGCGTCAAATTCGCAAGGCATTTATTCCCGAAGAAGGATGGCTGTTAGTCTCAGCTGATTACTCTCAAATTGAGTTAAGAATTCTAGCCCATTTATGTCAAGAACCCCTTCTGGTCGAAGCATACCGCCAAGGAGAAGACGTGCATAGCGTAACGGCTAAAGTAATGTTTAATACTAATGAAATTACGCCAGAACAGCGCAATTTAGGAAAGACAATCAATTTTGGTGTAATCTATGGAATGGGGGCGCATAGATTTGCGCAATCGTCAGGATTAAGTGTCGAAATTGGTAAGGATTTTATTGAAAAATATCGACAAAAATATGCACGAGTTTTTACCTATTTAGAAAGGGTAAAAAAAGAAGCGATCGCTAAGGGATATGTTACAACAATTTTTGGACGGCGACGCTATTTTGACTTTGCTAATGAGAATTTACAAAAACTACGAGGAAGTAATCCAGAAGAAATCGATTTAGATGCACTAAAACTTAGCAATACGGATGCCCAACTTTTGAGGGCTGCTGCTAATGCTCCCATTCAAGGATCGAGTGCAGATATTATTAAAATTGCTATGGTAAAACTGCACAAAATTTTACAGGATTATCAAGCGAGATTGCTATTACAAGTCCACGACGAATTAGTCTTTGAAGTTCCTCCTACTGAATGGGAAGAGTTGCAACCTAAAATCAAATTCACGATGGAAAATGCTGTAGAATTGACAGTTCCTTTAGTCGTCGAAGTGCGTGCTGGGAAAAATTGGATGGAGGCAAAATAG